The proteins below come from a single Mucilaginibacter mali genomic window:
- a CDS encoding energy transducer TonB, producing the protein MRKYFIASLLVFAICFVTKAQTKPDSSKKETEVFLPVDVSAEFPGELEKFAQYIFKNLKYPEKAKEEKTQGKVFVSFVVEKDGSLTDIKIFKSVSPELDAEAIRLMKASPKWKPGMQGNNPVRQNYTLPIPFTLDN; encoded by the coding sequence ATGAGAAAATATTTTATCGCTTCTTTATTAGTTTTTGCGATTTGCTTTGTTACAAAGGCGCAAACAAAGCCTGACAGTTCAAAAAAAGAGACTGAAGTTTTTTTGCCTGTAGATGTATCGGCAGAATTTCCGGGGGAATTGGAAAAGTTTGCGCAGTACATTTTTAAGAATTTAAAATATCCCGAAAAGGCAAAAGAAGAAAAAACACAGGGCAAAGTGTTTGTTAGTTTTGTTGTAGAAAAGGATGGTTCGTTAACAGACATTAAAATATTTAAAAGCGTATCGCCCGAACTTGATGCTGAAGCTATACGCCTGATGAAAGCTTCACCAAAATGGAAACCGGGGATGCAAGGCAATAATCCTGTAAGGCAAAATTATACCTTACCAATACCATTTACGCTTGATAATTAA
- a CDS encoding energy transducer TonB, with protein MAFSTNAAFFKKWLTVFAIGIGLTYVYHPALAQTDNDKPANTQINADFPGGIEKFYSYILTNLKPDRSCIPGKTIYVKFIIDKDGTLKRAKVSGHVLSDAMTEQLVKTFESAPKWTPAQQNGHAQREHFVCPVIFAPKVDMMASVDVPKIK; from the coding sequence ATGGCATTTAGCACAAATGCCGCGTTTTTTAAAAAATGGTTAACCGTATTTGCCATCGGCATAGGTTTAACTTACGTGTATCATCCCGCCCTTGCACAAACTGATAATGATAAGCCTGCCAACACCCAAATAAACGCCGACTTTCCCGGCGGTATCGAAAAATTCTACTCGTATATCCTTACCAATTTAAAACCCGACCGCAGCTGCATCCCCGGCAAAACCATCTATGTTAAATTTATTATTGATAAAGATGGTACGCTGAAACGCGCCAAAGTAAGCGGCCACGTTTTGAGCGACGCCATGACCGAACAACTGGTGAAAACCTTTGAAAGCGCGCCTAAATGGACACCAGCACAGCAAAATGGCCATGCCCAGCGCGAACACTTTGTTTGCCCGGTAATATTTGCCCCTAAGGTAGATATGATGGCCAGCGTGGATGTGCCGAAGATAAAGTGA
- a CDS encoding energy transducer TonB: MKKYLITTLLIFAVCIAMAQTKPDSTTVFDKVDVSAEFPGGVNALGMFLGRNVRYPSDSYEKNIQGKVLVSFIIERDGNLSDIKITKHVSKDIDAEAIRIIKSSPKWIPGKQGDIVVRQRYTVPINFTLAKN; the protein is encoded by the coding sequence ATGAAAAAATATTTGATAACAACTCTGTTAATTTTTGCTGTGTGCATTGCAATGGCACAAACTAAACCAGACTCAACTACAGTGTTTGACAAGGTGGATGTTTCTGCAGAGTTTCCGGGCGGGGTAAACGCATTGGGAATGTTTCTCGGTAGGAATGTACGATACCCGTCAGATTCATACGAAAAAAATATTCAGGGAAAAGTTTTAGTAAGTTTTATAATAGAACGAGATGGTAATTTATCTGATATAAAAATCACAAAACATGTATCAAAAGACATTGATGCTGAAGCTATCCGTATAATTAAATCATCGCCTAAATGGATACCGGGTAAACAAGGCGACATAGTTGTTCGTCAGAGATATACTGTGCCTATAAACTTCACTCTCGCTAAAAATTAA
- a CDS encoding SulP family inorganic anion transporter, with the protein MEQHGNTAGGLNLGKYFLAKNLKKDLPSSIVVFLVALPLCLGIALASGAPLFAGVLTGIIGGIVVGSLSGSQLSVAGPAAGLTTIVLHGITTLGSYETFLLALVIAGVLQIVLGLIKAGTIANYFPSAVIEGMLAAIGIILIMKQFPHAVGYDADFVGDENFAQDDKENTFSGIYSALSKINYGAVVIALVSIALMIYWPKFKKVAGVPAALLVVLTGIALSLAFNGTGLALREKQFVHIPIVNSAGEFFGLFKMADFSQIGNKQVWITAFTIAIVASLETLLSLEAVDKIDPIKRISPTNRELLAQGTGNLISGFLGGLPMTAVIVRSSANVNAGARTKTSAVTHGILLLVSLLFIPKLINLIPLSCLAAILLMTGYKLARISLFKHMWHKGLDQFIPFVVTIIAVVFTDLLIGVGIGMLVGIFYILRTNLRNPYFYHVERNGDKKVIRIRLAEEVSFLNKAAIQVTLTNIPKESTVIIDGSNSRYIDQDVLEIINNYKHNAYTKAIIVQLQDVKQYYEVPKLKELIHDVK; encoded by the coding sequence ATGGAGCAACATGGCAATACTGCAGGTGGCCTTAACCTGGGTAAATATTTTTTGGCTAAAAATTTAAAAAAGGACCTTCCTTCAAGTATAGTAGTTTTTTTAGTGGCCCTGCCGCTGTGTTTGGGTATAGCGCTGGCATCGGGCGCGCCGCTCTTCGCGGGCGTGCTGACCGGTATTATTGGCGGTATAGTAGTGGGTTCGCTAAGCGGTTCGCAACTCAGCGTGGCCGGCCCGGCGGCTGGTTTAACCACTATTGTACTACATGGCATTACTACCTTAGGTAGTTACGAAACGTTTCTGCTGGCGCTGGTGATTGCCGGGGTACTACAGATCGTCCTTGGGCTGATAAAGGCGGGTACCATCGCTAATTACTTTCCTTCCGCGGTTATCGAGGGGATGCTGGCGGCTATCGGTATTATTTTGATCATGAAACAGTTTCCGCACGCGGTTGGCTACGACGCCGATTTTGTGGGCGACGAAAACTTCGCGCAGGACGATAAGGAAAACACCTTCTCGGGCATATACAGCGCCTTATCAAAAATCAATTACGGCGCGGTAGTTATCGCTTTGGTATCCATAGCGCTGATGATCTACTGGCCTAAATTTAAAAAAGTGGCCGGTGTGCCCGCCGCTTTGCTGGTAGTGCTTACAGGCATAGCTTTAAGCCTTGCTTTTAACGGCACCGGCCTGGCCCTGCGCGAAAAGCAATTTGTGCACATCCCTATCGTAAACAGCGCGGGCGAATTTTTCGGCCTGTTTAAAATGGCCGACTTTAGCCAGATAGGTAACAAACAGGTTTGGATAACGGCCTTCACTATTGCCATAGTAGCCAGTTTGGAAACGCTGCTAAGTTTGGAAGCAGTTGATAAGATAGATCCGATTAAACGAATATCGCCCACCAACCGCGAATTACTGGCACAGGGCACAGGTAACCTGATCAGCGGCTTTTTAGGCGGCTTGCCGATGACGGCGGTGATCGTCCGTTCATCAGCAAACGTAAATGCCGGCGCGCGCACTAAAACCAGCGCGGTTACGCATGGCATACTGCTGCTGGTATCACTGTTGTTTATCCCCAAACTGATCAACCTGATCCCCTTATCCTGCCTCGCGGCAATCCTGTTGATGACCGGTTATAAGCTGGCACGCATATCGCTGTTTAAGCACATGTGGCATAAGGGGCTCGATCAGTTTATCCCTTTTGTGGTAACCATCATCGCCGTGGTATTCACCGATCTGCTCATCGGCGTAGGCATCGGTATGCTGGTAGGCATTTTCTATATCCTGCGCACCAATTTGCGTAACCCATACTTTTACCATGTGGAAAGAAATGGCGATAAAAAAGTGATCCGCATACGCCTGGCCGAAGAAGTTTCTTTTTTAAATAAAGCCGCCATACAGGTTACCCTAACCAATATTCCTAAAGAGTCGACCGTAATTATCGATGGTTCTAACTCCCGTTATATCGATCAGGATGTGCTGGAGATCATCAATAACTATAAGCATAATGCTTATACCAAGGCCATCATTGTGCAGTTGCAGGACGTGAAGCAATACTACGAAGTGCCCAAACTGAAAGAGTTGATACACGACGTTAAATAA
- a CDS encoding acyl-CoA carboxylase subunit beta: protein MEKKIKTLLQKREQALLGGGQARIDSQHKKGKLTARERLHFLLDEGSFQEIGMLVAHRSTDFGMEKEHYPGDGVITGYGTVNGRTTYVFSQDFTVFGGSLSETHAEKICKLMDMAMKNGAPVIGLNDSGGARIQEGVVSLGGYADIFYRNTMASGVIPQLSAIMGPCAGGAVYSPAITDFILMVENTSYMFVTGPNVVKTVTHEVVTSEELGGAATHATKSGVTHFACANEIAAIQHIKQLLSYMPQNCEEKAPSVPYESGNELRPSLNDFMPESASQPYDIREIIEQVIDDGSFLEVHKDFAENIVVGFARLAGRSIGIVANQPAFLAGVLDINSSTKGARFVRFCDSFNIPLLVFEDVPGFLPGTDQEWNAIITNGAKLLYAFCEATVPRITVITRKAYGGAYDVMNSKHIGADMNYAWPSAEIAVMGAKGAAEIIFKREISTAEDKEAKWLEMEKIYSDKFANPYRAAERGFIDEVIEPAETRLKLIHAFKMLENKVVNLPRKKHGNIPL, encoded by the coding sequence TTGGAGAAAAAGATAAAAACACTGCTGCAAAAACGCGAACAGGCGTTATTAGGCGGCGGACAAGCCCGTATTGATAGCCAGCATAAAAAGGGAAAATTAACCGCGCGCGAGCGACTACATTTCCTGCTGGATGAAGGTTCGTTCCAGGAAATTGGTATGCTGGTGGCGCACCGTAGTACCGATTTCGGGATGGAAAAGGAACATTACCCAGGCGATGGTGTAATTACCGGCTATGGTACTGTTAACGGGCGTACTACCTATGTTTTCTCGCAGGATTTTACCGTGTTCGGCGGCTCGTTATCCGAAACTCATGCCGAAAAGATCTGTAAGCTGATGGATATGGCCATGAAGAATGGCGCGCCTGTTATCGGGCTCAACGATTCGGGTGGGGCGCGGATCCAGGAAGGTGTAGTATCGTTGGGTGGCTATGCCGATATATTTTACCGCAACACCATGGCTTCGGGTGTTATCCCGCAACTGTCGGCAATTATGGGGCCTTGTGCCGGCGGCGCGGTATATTCACCGGCTATTACCGATTTTATTTTGATGGTAGAAAATACCTCGTACATGTTTGTAACCGGTCCCAACGTGGTAAAAACGGTAACACACGAGGTAGTAACTTCCGAAGAACTGGGCGGGGCTGCTACCCACGCCACCAAATCGGGCGTTACGCATTTTGCCTGTGCTAACGAGATTGCCGCCATTCAGCACATCAAACAATTGCTGAGCTATATGCCACAGAATTGCGAGGAAAAAGCGCCATCTGTACCTTATGAAAGTGGCAATGAATTGCGCCCATCGTTGAACGACTTTATGCCCGAATCGGCATCACAGCCATACGATATCCGCGAGATCATTGAACAGGTAATAGATGACGGTTCGTTTTTGGAGGTGCATAAAGATTTTGCCGAGAATATTGTGGTTGGCTTTGCCCGTTTGGCAGGCCGTAGCATTGGTATAGTAGCCAATCAGCCCGCGTTTTTGGCGGGTGTGCTGGATATTAATTCATCAACCAAAGGCGCCCGCTTTGTGCGCTTTTGCGATAGCTTTAACATCCCGCTGCTGGTATTTGAAGATGTGCCGGGCTTTTTACCGGGCACCGACCAGGAGTGGAACGCCATCATCACCAACGGCGCTAAACTGCTATATGCTTTTTGCGAGGCTACCGTGCCACGTATCACTGTGATTACCCGCAAAGCTTACGGCGGTGCTTACGATGTGATGAACTCGAAACATATTGGTGCCGATATGAACTACGCCTGGCCATCGGCAGAGATTGCTGTGATGGGAGCCAAAGGCGCCGCCGAGATCATCTTTAAACGCGAGATCAGTACTGCCGAAGATAAAGAAGCCAAATGGCTGGAGATGGAAAAGATCTATTCAGACAAGTTTGCCAACCCATACCGCGCCGCCGAACGTGGTTTTATCGACGAGGTAATAGAACCCGCCGAAACCCGCCTGAAACTGATCCACGCCTTTAAAATGCTGGAGAATAAGGTGGTGAATTTGCCGAGGAAAAAGCATGGGAATATACCGTTGTAG
- a CDS encoding YoaK family protein — MLRQAKENRTLKENLLLASSTAFVSGVTNVAGVIAFLAFTSNITGHVANLAKHVVEQNLREILVFFVWLLLFFAGAFISNFIVRSMEDKSKYRAHSIPIIIEIIVLFGVAIYGYHFYDETRLEREMVIGAILFSMGLQNSLVSNISGGLIKTSHLTGLFTDLGADVAEVTHPKTTNTHAAKNRVVIRLTILTFYFIGGVAGGFFFDLYDFRIFFCIPLILLTILYYDLSPLALHKVMRIFQTGK, encoded by the coding sequence ATGCTGCGCCAGGCCAAAGAAAACCGCACCCTTAAAGAGAACCTGCTGCTGGCATCATCCACAGCCTTTGTTTCGGGGGTTACCAATGTAGCCGGGGTTATCGCCTTTTTGGCTTTCACATCAAACATTACCGGGCATGTGGCTAACCTGGCCAAACATGTGGTAGAGCAAAACTTAAGGGAGATCCTGGTGTTCTTCGTATGGCTGCTGCTGTTTTTTGCCGGGGCGTTTATCTCTAACTTCATTGTGCGCTCTATGGAGGATAAGAGCAAATACCGCGCGCATTCCATACCCATCATTATCGAGATCATTGTACTATTCGGGGTAGCCATTTATGGCTATCACTTTTACGATGAAACCCGGCTTGAGCGCGAAATGGTTATCGGCGCTATCCTGTTCAGCATGGGTTTGCAAAATAGTTTGGTATCCAATATATCGGGCGGCTTGATCAAAACATCACACCTTACCGGCTTGTTTACCGATTTGGGCGCCGATGTAGCCGAAGTAACACATCCCAAAACCACCAACACCCATGCAGCAAAAAACAGGGTTGTTATTCGCCTTACTATCTTAACCTTTTATTTTATTGGCGGTGTAGCAGGCGGTTTCTTTTTCGATCTGTACGATTTCCGCATCTTCTTCTGTATCCCGCTTATTTTGTTAACGATATTGTATTACGATCTGTCGCCACTGGCATTGCATAAAGTGATGCGGATCTTTCAAACCGGTAAATAA
- a CDS encoding AMP-dependent synthetase/ligase, giving the protein MKPPVASSTVPQFIRNTVAHIHPESHTFLMHKVGEVWKEISYGEALAKIDAISAWLLDIGVVKGDRLGLIIENGPDYVYYDQALQQIGAVNTSIYPTLSEAEIEYILNDSGAKTLLVGNPFLLRKVLKIANNCPELIRIIPAFDDFEKYTAKLELNAGVLGIQQMIAEGKGLMGKYKDAINIAREAILPSDLSCLIYTSGTTGTPKGVMLTHHNLTENVNRSLDQIPVIEHTDLFLSFLPLSHVFERTATYHICLSMGCRIAFAQSLDLLARNMGEVRPTVMNCVPRLLERIHDRAMKSGTDAGGIKAKIFLWALKIGRKHREKLEAGKKPGLLLEQEFKLADKLVFSKIKEKTGGRLKFMISGGGALPKNIGEFFGDLGIKILEGFGLTETSPVMAVTEYHRQVYGTVGRIIPGIEVGIQNVDTKQIYTVQTHDTFKENYQSEEGEIIVRGHCVMKGYFNKPEETKAAIDNEGWFHTGDIGRFFKGNLQITDRLKNMLVNAYGKNIYPTPVENTYLKSPKIEAVFLIGDKREYVTAIITPAREPLQEALGLDNAFFEKPEVFIEDKEVIDWLNPDIRKFGNELAKFERIKSFKVKRVPFSMEEGEITPTLKPKRKVIEKKYAGAIDELYMQSVEAD; this is encoded by the coding sequence ATGAAACCTCCTGTAGCGTCATCAACAGTACCCCAGTTTATACGTAATACCGTAGCCCACATCCACCCCGAAAGCCATACCTTTTTAATGCATAAGGTTGGCGAGGTGTGGAAGGAGATCAGCTATGGCGAAGCACTTGCCAAAATAGATGCCATATCGGCCTGGCTGCTGGATATCGGCGTAGTTAAAGGCGATCGCCTGGGCCTGATCATCGAGAACGGACCGGATTATGTATACTACGACCAGGCCCTGCAACAGATCGGCGCTGTAAATACCTCGATATATCCTACCCTTTCTGAAGCGGAGATCGAGTATATCCTTAACGATTCGGGCGCGAAGACTTTGCTTGTGGGTAACCCCTTCCTGCTGCGCAAGGTATTAAAGATAGCCAATAATTGCCCGGAACTGATCCGCATCATCCCGGCTTTTGACGATTTTGAGAAATACACCGCCAAACTTGAATTGAATGCTGGTGTATTGGGGATACAACAAATGATAGCCGAAGGTAAAGGCCTGATGGGTAAATATAAGGATGCCATTAATATTGCCCGCGAGGCGATATTACCATCCGACCTTTCCTGTTTGATCTATACTTCAGGTACTACAGGCACGCCCAAAGGCGTGATGCTTACCCATCATAACCTTACCGAGAACGTGAACCGCAGCCTGGACCAGATCCCGGTGATTGAACACACCGATCTGTTCCTGTCGTTCCTGCCGCTTTCGCACGTATTTGAGCGTACAGCTACTTACCATATCTGTTTGTCGATGGGTTGCCGGATAGCGTTTGCCCAAAGCCTTGACCTGCTGGCCCGCAATATGGGCGAAGTGCGGCCAACTGTAATGAACTGTGTGCCGCGCTTACTGGAGCGCATCCACGACCGTGCCATGAAGAGCGGTACTGATGCTGGCGGTATTAAAGCCAAAATATTTTTATGGGCGCTTAAGATCGGCCGCAAGCATCGCGAAAAACTGGAGGCCGGTAAAAAGCCAGGTCTGCTTTTAGAGCAGGAGTTTAAACTTGCCGATAAACTGGTATTCAGCAAGATAAAGGAAAAGACCGGCGGCCGGTTGAAATTCATGATCTCGGGTGGCGGCGCGCTGCCTAAAAATATCGGCGAGTTCTTTGGCGATCTGGGCATTAAGATACTTGAGGGCTTTGGCTTAACGGAAACATCGCCTGTAATGGCTGTGACCGAATATCACCGCCAGGTTTATGGCACGGTGGGCCGCATTATCCCGGGTATTGAGGTGGGAATCCAAAATGTAGATACCAAACAGATCTATACTGTACAAACCCACGATACTTTCAAAGAGAATTACCAATCGGAAGAAGGCGAGATCATCGTGCGCGGGCATTGTGTAATGAAAGGCTATTTCAACAAGCCCGAGGAAACCAAGGCGGCTATTGATAACGAGGGCTGGTTCCATACCGGTGATATCGGCCGCTTTTTTAAAGGCAACCTGCAAATTACCGACCGCCTGAAGAACATGCTGGTAAATGCCTATGGCAAAAACATCTACCCAACCCCGGTAGAGAATACCTACCTGAAAAGCCCGAAAATTGAAGCTGTATTTTTAATTGGCGATAAGCGCGAATACGTAACTGCCATCATCACGCCGGCACGGGAACCCCTGCAGGAAGCACTTGGTTTAGATAACGCCTTTTTTGAAAAACCCGAAGTATTTATTGAAGACAAGGAAGTGATCGATTGGTTAAACCCGGATATCCGCAAATTTGGTAACGAGCTTGCCAAGTTTGAGCGTATTAAAAGCTTCAAGGTTAAGCGTGTACCATTTAGCATGGAAGAGGGCGAGATAACCCCTACACTGAAACCTAAGCGCAAAGTGATAGAGAAAAAGTACGCGGGCGCTATTGATGAATTATACATGCAAAGTGTAGAGGCTGACTAA
- a CDS encoding energy transducer TonB, with protein MKKYLIAALLVFEVCIAKAQTKPDSSEVFSKEIDVSAEFPGGLNAFGMFLARNIRYPADARFKHIQGKVYLTYVVEKDGRLSDIKVIKGVSKDLDAEAVRVMKLSPKWVPGQKAGVVARQQYTVPISFALADD; from the coding sequence ATGAAAAAATACCTTATCGCAGCTTTATTGGTATTTGAGGTTTGCATTGCCAAAGCGCAAACAAAACCCGATTCGTCTGAAGTTTTTTCTAAAGAGATCGATGTTTCTGCGGAATTTCCGGGCGGGTTAAACGCTTTCGGTATGTTTCTTGCAAGAAACATCAGATACCCCGCAGACGCACGGTTTAAACATATCCAGGGTAAAGTATATTTAACTTACGTTGTAGAGAAAGACGGTAGACTATCCGATATTAAAGTAATAAAAGGTGTATCAAAGGATCTTGATGCGGAAGCTGTTAGAGTTATGAAACTGTCGCCAAAGTGGGTACCCGGGCAAAAAGCGGGCGTTGTGGCACGACAACAATACACTGTACCGATAAGTTTTGCATTAGCCGACGATTAA
- the pruA gene encoding L-glutamate gamma-semialdehyde dehydrogenase, with protein MLKGFFNAPQPVNEPVLNYGPRSVERAALKAALEDARSKQIDIPMYIGGKEVRSGKTAELRPPHDHKHLLGTYHEGNKQHVTDAINAAMAAKADWENLPWEQRAAIFLKAAELLAGPYRAKVNAATMLGQSKNAYQAEIDSACELIDFLRFNVHYMTQIYAQQPPISPKGVWNRVEQRPLEGFVFALTPFNFTAIAGNLPTSAAMMGNVVVWKPANTQIYAANVLMQVFNEAGVPPGVINLVYIDGPTVGEVVFTHPDFAGIHFTGSTGVFNNIWKTIGDNISKYKSYPRIVGETGGKDFVLIHPSADVDVSNVALVRGAFEYQGQKCSAASRAYVPASLWPAISERMKRDIASFKMGPVEDFENFINAVIDEKSFDKLAKYIDAAKADDSVEIITGGNYDKSQGYFIEPTVIKVNDPYYVTMCEELFGPVLTIYVYEDAKFSEVVDIVDKTSVYALTGAIIAQDRYAIAEMTQRLRNAAGNFYINDKPTGAVVGQQPFGGARGSGTNDKAGSMINLLRWVSPRTIKETFDPPKDYRYPFLAKEV; from the coding sequence ATGCTTAAAGGATTTTTTAATGCCCCCCAGCCTGTTAACGAACCTGTATTGAACTATGGCCCCCGCAGCGTAGAGCGTGCGGCGCTGAAAGCGGCTCTCGAAGACGCCCGTTCAAAGCAAATTGATATCCCCATGTATATTGGCGGTAAGGAAGTACGCAGCGGAAAAACTGCCGAGTTACGCCCCCCGCATGATCATAAACACCTTTTAGGTACTTACCACGAAGGTAATAAACAGCATGTAACCGATGCTATTAACGCTGCCATGGCCGCCAAAGCCGATTGGGAAAACCTGCCCTGGGAGCAGCGCGCCGCCATCTTTTTGAAGGCTGCCGAACTGCTGGCCGGTCCGTACCGTGCTAAAGTTAATGCGGCTACCATGCTTGGCCAATCGAAAAACGCTTACCAGGCCGAGATCGATTCGGCATGCGAGCTGATCGACTTCCTGCGTTTCAATGTGCACTACATGACGCAGATCTACGCGCAGCAACCCCCTATATCGCCCAAAGGCGTATGGAACAGGGTAGAGCAGCGCCCGTTGGAGGGTTTCGTTTTCGCTTTAACCCCATTCAACTTTACAGCAATTGCAGGTAACCTGCCAACATCGGCAGCTATGATGGGTAACGTAGTGGTTTGGAAACCGGCTAACACCCAAATTTATGCGGCCAATGTGCTGATGCAGGTATTTAACGAAGCCGGCGTGCCTCCGGGTGTTATTAACCTGGTTTATATCGATGGCCCGACTGTAGGTGAAGTAGTATTTACGCACCCTGATTTTGCCGGTATCCACTTCACCGGTTCTACCGGCGTATTCAACAATATCTGGAAAACCATTGGCGATAATATCAGCAAATACAAAAGCTACCCGCGCATTGTGGGCGAAACCGGTGGTAAGGACTTTGTGCTGATACACCCAAGCGCCGATGTTGACGTAAGCAACGTGGCTTTAGTTCGCGGCGCTTTTGAATACCAGGGGCAAAAATGTTCGGCTGCTTCAAGGGCTTATGTGCCTGCATCGTTATGGCCAGCCATCAGCGAACGCATGAAGCGCGACATTGCCAGCTTTAAAATGGGCCCGGTTGAAGATTTCGAGAACTTTATTAATGCCGTTATCGATGAAAAATCATTCGATAAACTGGCCAAATACATCGATGCCGCTAAAGCCGACGACAGCGTAGAGATCATCACTGGGGGTAACTACGATAAAAGCCAGGGCTATTTCATCGAGCCGACGGTTATCAAGGTAAACGACCCGTACTATGTAACCATGTGCGAGGAACTGTTTGGCCCGGTACTGACCATTTATGTTTACGAAGACGCGAAGTTTAGCGAAGTGGTAGACATTGTTGATAAAACATCAGTATACGCCTTAACAGGCGCCATCATAGCGCAAGACCGTTATGCCATTGCCGAAATGACCCAGCGCCTGCGCAACGCGGCCGGTAACTTCTACATTAACGATAAACCAACCGGCGCCGTAGTAGGCCAGCAGCCATTCGGCGGCGCACGTGGTTCAGGCACTAACGATAAAGCCGGTTCGATGATCAACCTGCTGCGCTGGGTATCGCCACGCACCATCAAGGAAACCTTCGATCCGCCAAAGGATTACAGGTACCCGTTTTTGGCTAAGGAAGTATAA
- a CDS encoding carbonic anhydrase, translating to METKNQKNGNIVAETANNTFTPSDSYNTLLKGNRDWVQRQLDSDAEYFTKLAKGQSPEVLWIGCSDSRVPANEVTGTKPGEVFVHRNIANVCVHSDMNLLSVMDYAVNVLKVKHVIVAGHYGCGGVAAALTNKQFGLIDNWLRNIKDVYRLHSHELERITDHETKVNRLVELNVTEQVYNVCKTTIIQNAWKERSDLHVHGWVIDLKSGLVKDLKVSSSGSKSLGYVYEVEKAEAAH from the coding sequence ATGGAAACTAAAAATCAAAAAAACGGAAATATAGTAGCAGAAACTGCAAACAATACTTTTACCCCCAGCGATAGCTACAACACACTGCTGAAAGGCAACCGCGATTGGGTGCAACGCCAGTTAGACAGCGATGCCGAATACTTCACCAAACTGGCTAAAGGCCAAAGTCCGGAGGTGTTATGGATAGGTTGCTCAGACAGCCGCGTGCCGGCTAACGAAGTTACCGGCACCAAACCTGGCGAAGTGTTTGTACACCGCAACATTGCCAACGTGTGCGTACACTCGGACATGAACCTGCTGAGCGTAATGGACTACGCTGTTAACGTATTGAAGGTAAAACACGTTATCGTTGCCGGCCACTACGGTTGCGGTGGTGTGGCAGCGGCTTTAACCAACAAACAATTTGGTTTGATTGATAACTGGCTGCGTAACATAAAAGACGTTTACCGACTGCACAGCCACGAACTGGAGCGCATTACCGATCACGAAACTAAGGTGAACCGCCTGGTGGAGTTGAACGTAACCGAGCAGGTATACAACGTGTGCAAAACCACCATCATACAAAATGCATGGAAAGAGCGTAGCGACCTGCATGTGCACGGCTGGGTGATCGATTTGAAAAGCGGACTGGTGAAAGACCTGAAGGTAAGCAGCAGTGGTTCTAAATCGCTGGGTTATGTTTACGAGGTTGAAAAAGCCGAAGCAGCACATTAA
- a CDS encoding carbonic anhydrase, with protein MSNKPHIHDTSHISYQSLIDGNQRFVAETLEKDPDYFTTLAAGQAPPVLWIGCADSRVPANQITNTKPGEIFVHRNIANMVIHTDMNMLSVLDYAVNVLKVKHVIVTGHYGCGGVIAAMSNKQFGLIDNWLRHIKDVYRLHADELDAIEDHDTRASRLVEYNVIENVRNLCKTSIVQNAWTNGQSLSVHGWVYSLSTGVITDLKVSSDSNTDLDEVFRFNK; from the coding sequence ATGAGTAACAAACCACATATCCACGATACCAGCCACATCAGCTATCAAAGCCTGATTGACGGCAACCAGCGTTTTGTAGCCGAAACGCTTGAAAAAGACCCCGACTATTTTACCACCCTGGCAGCCGGGCAAGCGCCACCTGTACTTTGGATAGGCTGCGCCGATAGCCGCGTGCCTGCCAACCAGATCACCAATACCAAACCGGGCGAGATATTTGTGCACCGTAATATTGCCAACATGGTGATCCATACCGATATGAATATGCTGTCGGTGTTGGACTACGCGGTTAATGTGCTGAAGGTAAAACACGTAATCGTAACCGGTCATTATGGTTGCGGTGGTGTAATAGCCGCCATGAGCAATAAACAGTTTGGCCTGATTGATAACTGGCTGCGCCACATTAAGGATGTGTACCGCCTGCACGCCGATGAACTGGATGCCATTGAAGACCACGACACCCGCGCCAGCCGTCTGGTGGAATATAATGTGATTGAGAACGTGCGCAATCTGTGCAAAACGTCCATCGTACAAAATGCCTGGACCAACGGACAATCTTTAAGCGTGCACGGCTGGGTTTACAGCCTCTCTACAGGCGTTATCACCGATCTGAAGGTTAGCAGCGATAGCAATACTGATTTGGATGAGGTGTTTAGGTTTAATAAATAG